One Acidobacteriota bacterium DNA window includes the following coding sequences:
- a CDS encoding OsmC family protein: protein MANYSVSTRNAAGGYRTIISARQHVLHADEPQAVGGHDTGPTPMELLAGALAGCTAITLRMYSQRKNWPVDDIDVDVALEKTAEGTRTATMVITVTGALEEEQRARLVQIAHACPVHKIVAPGLPIETTLR from the coding sequence ATGGCGAACTACTCCGTCTCGACCCGCAATGCTGCCGGCGGCTACCGCACCATCATCTCGGCCCGCCAACACGTCCTTCACGCCGACGAGCCTCAGGCCGTTGGCGGCCACGACACCGGCCCGACGCCCATGGAACTGCTCGCCGGCGCACTCGCCGGCTGCACCGCGATCACGCTTCGGATGTACAGCCAGCGCAAGAACTGGCCGGTCGACGACATCGACGTGGACGTCGCCCTCGAGAAGACCGCGGAGGGCACGCGGACGGCGACCATGGTGATCACGGTGACTGGTGCGCTCGAGGAAGAGCAGCGTGCGCGACTGGTGCAGATCGCGCACGCGTGCCCGGTGCACAAGATCGTCGCACCCGGCCTGCCCATCGAGACGACGCTCCGGTAG
- a CDS encoding superoxide dismutase: MPTLAVAAASPLVASAWDGVGATVPPSQSPPQGPFTLPPLPYAADALEPHIDAETMTIHHGRHHAAYVNNLNQALAGKPDLAGKSIEALVSDLEAVPADIRTSVRNNGGGHFNHTLFWTSLKKDGGSPSSAMAGVLSQAFGSVEKWQDAMTRAAMGVFGSGWAWLCVDRGKLVVSWTPNQDTPLAERHVPLVGIDVWEHAYYLKYQNRRRDYVDAVFRIIDWSVVEARYDEARRRA, translated from the coding sequence ATGCCCACGCTGGCCGTCGCGGCGGCTTCCCCCCTGGTCGCATCGGCCTGGGACGGCGTGGGGGCCACAGTGCCGCCGTCGCAGTCTCCCCCGCAGGGGCCCTTCACGCTGCCGCCGCTGCCGTACGCGGCCGACGCCCTCGAGCCTCACATCGATGCCGAGACGATGACGATTCACCACGGGCGGCATCACGCGGCGTACGTCAACAATCTGAACCAGGCGCTGGCCGGGAAGCCCGATCTCGCCGGCAAGTCGATTGAGGCGCTCGTGAGCGATCTCGAAGCCGTACCGGCCGACATCCGCACCAGTGTCCGCAACAACGGCGGCGGCCACTTCAACCACACGCTGTTCTGGACGTCATTGAAGAAGGACGGCGGGTCGCCATCGAGCGCCATGGCCGGTGTGCTGTCGCAGGCCTTCGGCAGCGTCGAGAAGTGGCAGGACGCGATGACGCGTGCCGCGATGGGGGTGTTCGGCTCGGGCTGGGCGTGGCTGTGCGTCGATCGTGGCAAGCTGGTCGTCAGCTGGACGCCCAACCAGGACACGCCGCTTGCGGAGCGACACGTGCCGCTCGTCGGCATCGACGTGTGGGAGCACGCGTACTACCTCAAGTACCAGAACCGGCGCCGCGACTACGTCGACGCGGTCTTCCGCATCATCGACTGGTCGGTCGTCGAGGCGCGCTACGACGAGGCTCGCAGGCGCGCGTAG
- a CDS encoding DMT family transporter: MRPGVPTWLLTGVVMVAFAANSWLCRAALGPGLVDATTFTTARLLAGAAMLAALVSLRRHTRASALGGYAPTRPDGIAALALFVYALAFSLAYVRIPTGVGALLLFGAVQVTMFGWATVTGRSPRGGEWLGLAISMGGLVVLTRPGLEAPDAMGSLLMLASGAAWGVYSLRGRGLGEPLTANATSFAWATLPAAGASVAALLSGQAFADPRGIALAVTSGGVTSALGYALWYTVLPRLTAGQAGIVQLSVPPLVAAGGVGLLGEAVTPRLVVATLAVLGGILVAMTSRPSR; the protein is encoded by the coding sequence ATGAGACCGGGTGTGCCGACGTGGCTGCTGACGGGCGTCGTCATGGTCGCCTTCGCCGCCAACTCGTGGCTGTGCCGGGCGGCCCTCGGGCCGGGCCTCGTCGACGCCACGACGTTCACGACCGCTCGGCTCCTCGCTGGAGCGGCCATGCTCGCCGCGCTGGTGAGCCTTCGACGGCACACACGCGCGTCGGCCCTCGGCGGGTACGCGCCGACCCGCCCCGACGGGATCGCCGCGCTGGCGCTCTTCGTCTACGCGCTCGCCTTCTCGCTGGCGTACGTTCGCATCCCCACGGGCGTCGGCGCGCTGCTGCTGTTCGGGGCGGTGCAGGTGACGATGTTCGGCTGGGCCACCGTGACCGGCCGCTCCCCGCGTGGTGGAGAGTGGCTCGGCCTCGCCATCTCGATGGGAGGGCTCGTCGTCCTGACCCGGCCCGGGCTCGAGGCGCCCGACGCGATGGGCTCGCTGCTGATGCTCGCCTCGGGCGCGGCGTGGGGCGTCTACTCGCTGCGGGGGCGCGGACTGGGCGAGCCGTTGACCGCCAACGCCACGAGCTTCGCCTGGGCGACCCTGCCCGCGGCCGGCGCCAGCGTGGCGGCTCTGCTGTCGGGCCAGGCGTTCGCCGACCCTCGCGGCATCGCGCTCGCCGTGACGTCGGGCGGAGTGACGTCGGCGCTCGGCTACGCGCTCTGGTACACCGTGCTTCCGAGGCTGACCGCCGGGCAGGCCGGCATCGTCCAACTGAGCGTGCCGCCCCTGGTGGCGGCCGGCGGCGTCGGCCTGCTCGGCGAGGCGGTCACGCCGAGGCTGGTCGTGGCCACGCTCGCCGTGCTTGGAGGCATCCTCGTCGCGATGACGAGCCGGCCGAGCCGGTAG
- a CDS encoding pectate lyase: protein MTTTRTLLALLAVVVSWPAAADEPERTRVLDTMKRATTFMVEKVSTEGGYVWAYLPNLSRRWGEMEARDTMIWTQPPGTATMGHLFLDAYHATGDDYYYQAAERAGRALLRAKYPTGGWNYLHDFAGPESLAEWYATIGRNAWRLEEFQYYWGNGTFDDQGTAEASQLMLRLFLARRHPDFKAGLDRAIQFVLDSQYPNGTWPQRYPPAKGTPDSPLPEYPSYMTFNDDVADENIAFLIMCYQALGDERLLDPIRRGMRAFAALQQPAPQAGWALQYTPHDLKPAGARTYEPLALVTHTTGRNVEVLMEFYEITGDASLIERIPEALAWLDSVRLPPELATGARTHPTFIEVGTNRPLYVHREGSNVVNGRYYVDGNPEKTLGHYGSFRRVDTDGLRRRYEALKARDPEGFRKASPLRPGAGRVEPPKYFVATEDAAAARSAPLVSTVIESLNEEGYWLAPLVYNSHPYKGPGPKAIPPGDFSQTHVGDEYDTSPFRDENLMGISTAAFIRNMSVLIRSLQ from the coding sequence ATGACGACAACACGAACTCTCCTCGCCCTGCTCGCGGTCGTCGTCTCCTGGCCGGCGGCCGCCGACGAGCCCGAACGGACCCGTGTGCTCGACACGATGAAGCGGGCCACGACCTTCATGGTGGAGAAGGTCAGCACGGAGGGCGGCTACGTGTGGGCGTACCTCCCCAACCTGTCGCGTCGCTGGGGCGAGATGGAGGCCCGCGACACGATGATCTGGACTCAGCCGCCGGGCACGGCGACGATGGGGCACCTGTTCCTCGACGCCTACCACGCGACCGGCGACGACTACTACTACCAGGCCGCCGAACGGGCGGGGCGTGCACTGCTGCGCGCGAAGTACCCCACCGGCGGGTGGAACTACCTGCACGACTTCGCCGGTCCCGAGTCGCTCGCCGAGTGGTACGCCACGATTGGCAGGAACGCCTGGCGGCTCGAAGAGTTCCAGTACTACTGGGGCAACGGCACGTTCGACGACCAGGGAACCGCGGAGGCCTCGCAGCTCATGCTGCGGCTCTTCCTGGCGAGGCGGCATCCCGATTTCAAGGCTGGGCTCGACCGTGCCATTCAGTTCGTGCTCGACAGCCAGTATCCGAACGGCACGTGGCCGCAGCGGTATCCGCCGGCGAAGGGCACGCCCGACAGCCCGCTGCCCGAGTACCCGTCCTACATGACGTTCAACGACGACGTGGCCGACGAGAACATCGCGTTCCTGATCATGTGTTACCAGGCGCTCGGCGACGAGCGCCTGCTCGACCCGATTCGCCGCGGGATGCGCGCGTTCGCTGCGCTCCAGCAGCCGGCCCCGCAGGCCGGCTGGGCGCTGCAGTACACCCCGCACGACCTGAAGCCTGCTGGCGCGAGGACCTACGAGCCGCTGGCCCTCGTCACGCACACGACGGGGCGCAACGTGGAAGTGCTGATGGAGTTCTACGAGATCACGGGTGACGCGTCGCTCATCGAGCGCATTCCAGAGGCGCTCGCCTGGCTCGACAGCGTGAGACTGCCGCCCGAGCTCGCCACCGGCGCTCGAACGCACCCGACCTTCATCGAGGTCGGGACGAACCGCCCGCTCTACGTGCATCGTGAGGGCTCGAACGTCGTCAACGGGCGGTACTACGTCGACGGGAACCCGGAGAAGACCCTGGGGCACTACGGCTCGTTCCGCCGAGTCGACACCGACGGGCTGAGAAGGCGCTACGAGGCGCTGAAGGCGCGCGACCCCGAGGGGTTCAGGAAGGCTTCGCCGCTGCGGCCCGGCGCCGGCCGGGTCGAGCCGCCGAAGTACTTCGTGGCGACCGAGGACGCGGCCGCGGCGCGCTCGGCCCCGCTCGTCTCGACCGTCATCGAGAGCTTGAACGAGGAAGGGTACTGGCTCGCACCGCTCGTCTACAACAGCCACCCCTACAAGGGGCCCGGGCCGAAAGCCATCCCGCCGGGTGACTTCTCGCAGACGCACGTCGGTGACGAGTACGACACGTCACCCTTCCGCGACGAGAACCTGATGGGGATCTCGACGGCGGCGTTCATCCGCAACATGAGCGTGTTGATCCGGTCGTTGCAGTGA
- a CDS encoding carboxypeptidase regulatory-like domain-containing protein has protein sequence MKRTVLLILGVLLVALATAGTAAAQATTATILGTVQDEQGGVIPGATVTIRNVETNLVRTGVTDGSGSYRFPNLPVGSYEVTVELPGFTTFIRSGITLVLNQDAVVNVALRPATLEETVTVTGDAPLLNTTNSEIGVRFDTRRVSDLPVINSRDVFALALSAAGVSQLNAGQSNFAAGPNFAVNGMRTRSNNFMIDGQDSNDPSVSGRTQLLNNTDLIQEVRLITNQFAAEYGRSAGSVMSVITKSGTNSFRGSGFVFHNNNEFNARTNLDKNAGREKAPWRLETQFGGTLGGPVLRDRTFFFGSYQRWTQRFLGSGFTLNGAPTEAGRQVLQSAAGSRPQVQALLKFLPAAQAPIGRNATFTLGGQTYTVPLGSLTGSSTGAYNDNQYSARIDQQWGTNNVGGRYMYQESESAGAGQVTPTDLTTFVPSNRHAFTGWWTKSWGGSLLNEARFGFQRLDTTTTASDPTSEEIPSIEISELGLTGFNAAANRTAIGLAVNLPQYRKNNTFQYINTLSYVRGSHALKAGVDVRRVDVESFFLPTIRGRLAYSTLQSFINDVAEVVTINRALPGGQEVQFYDWTDFFMFFQDEWRVGSNLTLNLGLRYESPGNSIASLYPVSDSIVEANNGNPDYSMTPRPKRDTDNWQPRVGFNWNPQTRTDGLLGLLTGGNKLVVRGGYARTYDYAFININLNIASAFPFVAAINSPNLPGSFANLPNLQLAGLNPRTLARTIVSEDFRSPLADQFSLELQRELGGNLVWRLGYVGTRGDGLFQTLDGNPTVPFSSTVRQDPTRGVIRERANAASSIYHSMQTSLDKRFGAGLSAGVHYTWSRYIDTASDIFNISGGEVAIAQDSYDIKADRGLSSYDRPHRFTGNLVYELPFYRDQAGFAGKLAGGWSVATSFSFQSGSPFTALNGTDPTGALAGISGLVGTAIRPNINTDMNLSKMTIPDILAAGGASLFRPLCGNPSATCPGERVGNVGRNTLRSDGINNVDLSFIKNTRFGRQNMQIRVELFNAFNSRDFGIPESRINSVNFLNQWGTDGGGRRIWVATRYTF, from the coding sequence ATGAAGAGGACGGTACTCCTGATTCTCGGGGTACTTCTGGTTGCGCTGGCGACCGCCGGAACGGCGGCCGCGCAGGCGACCACGGCCACCATTCTCGGCACCGTGCAGGATGAGCAGGGGGGGGTCATCCCGGGTGCCACGGTCACGATTCGCAACGTCGAGACGAACCTCGTACGCACGGGCGTCACCGACGGGTCGGGCAGCTACCGCTTCCCGAATCTGCCGGTCGGCTCGTACGAGGTCACCGTCGAACTGCCGGGGTTCACGACGTTCATCCGGTCGGGCATCACGCTCGTGCTCAACCAGGATGCCGTCGTCAATGTCGCGCTCAGGCCGGCGACGCTCGAGGAGACCGTCACGGTGACGGGTGACGCGCCGCTGCTGAACACCACGAACTCGGAGATCGGGGTGCGGTTCGACACGCGGCGGGTGTCGGATCTGCCGGTGATCAACAGCCGCGACGTCTTTGCCCTGGCGTTGTCGGCGGCGGGCGTCAGTCAGCTGAATGCGGGGCAGAGCAACTTCGCGGCCGGCCCCAACTTCGCGGTCAACGGCATGCGGACGCGCTCGAACAACTTCATGATCGACGGCCAGGACAGCAACGACCCGTCGGTTTCTGGGCGCACGCAGCTCTTGAACAACACCGACCTGATTCAGGAGGTCCGGCTGATCACGAACCAGTTCGCGGCCGAGTATGGACGGTCGGCCGGGTCGGTGATGTCGGTCATCACGAAGAGCGGCACGAACAGCTTCCGCGGCTCGGGCTTCGTCTTCCACAACAACAACGAGTTCAACGCGCGGACGAACCTCGACAAGAACGCGGGGCGCGAGAAGGCGCCATGGCGGCTCGAGACGCAGTTTGGCGGCACGCTCGGCGGGCCGGTGCTCAGGGACCGCACGTTCTTCTTCGGGTCGTACCAGCGGTGGACGCAGCGTTTCCTGGGTTCTGGCTTCACGTTGAACGGGGCGCCGACGGAAGCAGGTCGCCAGGTCCTCCAGAGCGCGGCCGGCAGCCGTCCGCAGGTGCAGGCGCTGCTCAAGTTCCTGCCGGCGGCCCAGGCGCCCATCGGCCGCAACGCCACGTTCACCCTGGGTGGGCAGACCTACACCGTGCCGCTCGGGTCGCTCACCGGGTCGTCGACGGGGGCGTACAACGACAACCAGTACTCGGCCCGCATCGACCAGCAGTGGGGCACGAACAACGTGGGCGGCCGCTACATGTACCAGGAGAGTGAGAGCGCGGGCGCCGGGCAGGTCACGCCGACCGACCTCACCACCTTCGTGCCGTCGAACCGGCACGCCTTCACCGGGTGGTGGACGAAGAGCTGGGGCGGGAGCCTCCTCAACGAGGCGCGTTTCGGTTTCCAGCGCCTCGACACGACGACCACGGCGTCAGATCCCACGTCCGAGGAGATCCCGTCCATCGAGATCTCCGAGCTCGGCTTGACCGGGTTCAACGCGGCGGCCAACCGCACGGCGATCGGGCTCGCCGTCAATCTGCCGCAGTACCGGAAGAACAACACCTTCCAGTACATCAACACTCTGTCGTACGTCCGCGGGAGCCACGCGCTGAAGGCGGGCGTCGATGTGCGGCGGGTCGACGTCGAAAGCTTCTTCCTGCCGACCATCCGTGGGCGGCTGGCGTACAGCACGCTGCAGTCGTTCATCAACGACGTGGCCGAGGTGGTCACGATCAACCGGGCGCTGCCTGGCGGCCAGGAGGTGCAGTTCTACGACTGGACCGACTTCTTCATGTTCTTCCAGGACGAGTGGCGCGTCGGCTCCAACCTCACGCTGAACCTGGGTCTCCGTTACGAGTCGCCGGGCAACTCGATTGCGAGCCTGTACCCGGTCAGCGATTCGATCGTCGAGGCCAACAACGGGAATCCGGACTACAGCATGACGCCCCGGCCCAAGCGCGACACCGACAACTGGCAGCCGCGCGTCGGCTTCAACTGGAATCCGCAGACGCGCACCGACGGCCTGCTCGGCCTGCTGACCGGTGGCAACAAGCTCGTCGTCCGCGGCGGCTACGCGCGCACGTACGACTACGCGTTCATCAACATCAACCTGAACATCGCGAGCGCGTTCCCGTTCGTCGCGGCGATCAACTCGCCGAATCTGCCGGGCTCGTTCGCGAACCTGCCGAACCTGCAGCTCGCGGGTCTCAACCCACGGACGCTGGCGCGGACGATCGTCTCCGAGGACTTCCGCTCGCCGCTGGCCGACCAGTTCAGCCTCGAGCTGCAGCGTGAGCTGGGCGGCAACCTCGTGTGGCGCCTCGGGTACGTCGGCACGCGCGGCGACGGCCTGTTCCAGACGCTCGACGGCAACCCGACCGTGCCGTTCTCGTCGACGGTGCGGCAGGATCCGACGCGGGGCGTGATCCGCGAGCGCGCGAACGCGGCCTCGTCCATCTACCACTCGATGCAGACGAGCCTCGACAAGCGCTTTGGCGCGGGCCTCTCGGCCGGCGTCCACTACACGTGGAGCCGGTACATCGATACCGCGTCCGACATCTTCAACATCTCAGGCGGCGAAGTGGCCATCGCGCAGGACTCGTACGACATCAAGGCCGACCGCGGTCTCTCGAGCTACGACCGGCCGCACCGCTTCACGGGCAACCTCGTCTACGAGTTGCCGTTCTATCGCGACCAGGCAGGCTTTGCCGGCAAGCTGGCGGGTGGCTGGTCGGTCGCGACATCGTTCAGCTTCCAGTCGGGTTCGCCGTTCACGGCGCTGAACGGCACCGACCCGACCGGCGCGCTCGCGGGCATCTCGGGGCTGGTCGGTACGGCCATCCGGCCGAACATCAACACCGACATGAACCTGTCGAAGATGACGATTCCGGATATCCTCGCGGCGGGCGGTGCAAGCCTCTTCCGGCCGCTCTGCGGCAACCCGAGCGCGACGTGTCCTGGTGAGCGCGTCGGCAACGTCGGCCGCAACACGCTCAGGTCGGACGGCATCAACAACGTCGATCTGTCGTTCATCAAGAACACGCGGTTCGGGCGGCAGAACATGCAGATCCGCGTCGAGTTGTTCAACGCATTCAACTCGCGCGACTTCGGCATCCCGGAGAGCCGCATCAACTCGGTGAACTTCCTCAACCAGTGGGGCACCGACGGCGGCGGCCGGCGTATCTGGGTCGCTACCCGCTACACCTTCTGA